A window of Daphnia pulicaria isolate SC F1-1A chromosome 4, SC_F0-13Bv2, whole genome shotgun sequence genomic DNA:
CGAGTACGCTGACATCATTTCCTGTTAGAAACATACAGAATTAGCAGTATTAGTATAACTTAACATTGTCAtggataattaaaatttgagaaTACCTAGCAATTTACTGGGCCGAGCACctgattttaatttccatttcgGATAACTGTAAAACACGCCTTGAATTTCTCTCCCTTTGAGTATGTCGCtctcttcaaaatgaatactgcAAATTCTGGACTGGCAAGTGAGTCCTGgctttttaataatttcctGCCAGGAATTTAGACACAACTTCGGTGGATGGAAAAACGCAagactttcattttctttgttataagaagatttacaattaaaaacgaaACATGGTTTGCGTGACATTTTACATTAATCTGCATTTCCGCCATTAAAACGTGAATTCTTCGTTTCTGCAGTAAGCCATTCAGTTAGAGATTGTGTGGGCAGATGGCAGCACTTTCGTAGCAACCATGCCCTGAGGAAAGATCATTGACGGAgaactttcaatttttttcttatgggACCTTATAACACAGACAGTGGGAACCATTATATCTACAACCATGGTCACCACTGTGGATTCGTGTTTCGTcactttaaaacaaaatttgatgaCTAGCAAATTTACAATCAAGAATCTCTGAACAAAAAGAATGctatgaaaaaattaacaaacgaattttcattatttaccGCAAGGAGTTTGACGTCGTGGACATCACGTGGATCTTGAAAGGAATGGATGAAAGGTCGCTGAGAAAACTCTGGTTTTCATTTGACAAGAGCAGATGCAGCTAGTTTATTTTGACAGTAGGGAGATTTGAAAGGAATGGGACCTCCCAATCTTTCCATTTACTTAACGTTTACCGACGTATACATTCCCGGTGTTTTTATTAGAATTAAATTAGTCTAACTTGTAgactaataataaattaataaggTAGTGGCAACGCCCCAAAAACTATTCCCGCCATTTAGGAGGATTTCCGCAGTCGAAGGCGGCCATGATGGATTCATTTCCTTACCCTGCCTCTACGTCTGAAAAGGAAGGGCTGTGATTCTTCGAACCAGAGATCAAATTTTCGTCAAGAATAACAATCCAGTTAACGTGGAGGACGTTTGAAATCGGAAttggaaatttcaattttagatTTCTGAACATGCGCACACTcgaaagaaacacacacacgaccgCACCCGACACGAGGCAAGGCCTTCCAAGAAGAAGCACAATGATACAGGGGATTCTGCTATGGATGGCGGCCATGATGGATTCACTTTCTTAATCTGCCTTCTCGTCTCAAATGAACGTCTGATTCAAAACTGCCAAGCGTTGTCGTGCCAAGGTACTGTATGTGCCAGTGATAACTGCAAGTACAGTATGCAATTTACGTTTGTGCAAACAAGTTATTCGGTTGATTGTTTTGCCTTTCCCAAAATGGTGGGAAAGAGGCGTCTCTCGACTGGTGAGTACACTAACATTATTGCACATTATTTGCACAATTGGCAAATTGAAACAAGTTCATATATGTGACAGATGACAAGAAAGATATGTGAAAACTTTATTCCAGGATTGGTCTCAATCAGAAATATGTAACATTTTCAGAAGGAATAACTGTTCAATGCTGTTGTCTATTCAGTATTTTTGTTGCTCTGCAAGGAACCATCAAGCATTGGGTATGTTTAGGATTTCAATGAcaattattctcttttttaagcAAATAACGTTGATGATCTATACTACTTTTGAAAATTACAACAGGCTTGGTGAGAGACTGCTGTATACTCACTAAACTCTACTCTCAGTTTAGCAGAtctgaaatcaatcaaatcaactgGATATTCAGTGGTACATAATTTATTTGCTGGTTTGGTGTGTGTTACTTTTCTAATATAACAATCCATTTCATAGTTTTTAACAGGGAATAGCTAATAATACTTTGAGTGTAATGTCAACTTAAAGCAGAAcacaaatttcaacaaaatttgaGCCACGAATCACCTCATCACGCTCTTAAATGTCCTCGCCGAGAGCTCCAGTATCTTGTGGTGTGCAGCTACATCCAGCTGCGACGTTAGTGGAGATGATATTTTCTGGTATGCCGGTCGCAGGATTCCTAATGGAAACCTGTAGATTCGTCATCAGCTGTTTGCAACTGCGTCCTGTCccgcaattttcatttttgcagGTTCCTGAGCAAACGATTTCGTCGATGGCGACCACAACATTTCCCAGTGGATGATCGTTTTCTAcggttttgttttcaactttgaaaggACAAACCGTTTGGGAATGTCGGCCGAGTTCCTGCAGTTCGTCCACGATGGAAACGGcacgtcgtcttcttcttcaggcAGTCCAAGTTGACCGGAACCAGTTGCGCCAGTGCTTGGTAGGACCAGGCAATGAGCTGCGGAGACACAAAAGGTAACCAAAAGCAAGATTGTTTTCATCGTCAAGGTAATGATTGAAAGAAAGACTGGGAGTAATTCAGAGCAGTAACTATGAGCCGAGTTCAAAGTGGTTGTGATGGATTCAGTTCTCGAATCGATCGGTTTTATATGAGAATTGAAAGTTTCAAGGATGTCAATATCCGCAGCACATATCACATCTGTTTGAGGTTTTTGCAAATCATTCTTCTCTGTTAGCGGATTCCCCGTTTAATATTTCCGTTGATTTAGTGACGCAAGGCGCGTCGCTCTAcgtcattaaaaaattcatttataaCGTTCTACTGATGAAGGTCGCCCAAACATTGTTTACCTTCCCGAAATGTGGTTGATCCTTTATCAGCCAGGTCTTTCAGCAGTAGCCTACTGCTCGTTTAAATTTCCGTTTATTGTTCACCGCGAAACATTAAACTTTTGGGGTTTCGGAAGGAAGTTAACCATCGAGTGCGCTCGTAAGGAAAATcacgaaggggggggggaatgcgGAATACGTGACGGATGTTGGAAAAGTTGTTACCATGGTAATAGTACATTGATTCTATTGGAGATACGTGCTTGTTGTTTTCGCCGTCCTGTTTAGTATTTCCAAGCCGCGTTCTATCCTTCCTAACCGAACGTTCGTCGGTATCTGTGCCAGTTAACCGCAATTATTCGGATGATATTGCGACGTGGTAAAATCGGTTTCCTCTTGCAGCGGGATTAAACACATTTCGCCATTGACCCAGTCGAATCCATCAGTTGCTCAATTGTGTTTTTGATTGTACAAAAATTTTGCAATTGTGTTTTAccttaattgaaaatttggcGGGAAGAAACCGTATGGGTTATTGTTTTGACGGAAACGGAATAGTGTTgtgagtttgttttcacgATTGCTGTTGGAAATCCGTCATTTTCTGTTTCCCGCGTTTGCGCATCACCCACGTTTAATGTTCAGTTCTGGAATGGAAAATTTGTTCTGCCCttgggtttattttatttatttttttcagatttttgaaatttagaaTTCTGGCCTGTTCGTTCAATTCACAGTAAATTTTGAAGTTATTTTTGGCACGTCGCATTTCTGTCTAGGTATTTTGGAAAACATTAACTCGTTAGATTACGTGATCTAGCACCACTGCTCTTTCCATtagtaattttaataattcttgTTATCTTGGCCTTTCCGATTATGGTGGGGGTACTGGACTCTTATAAAATTGTCGAATCAATTTAGCAGACGAGTGAGCTGGTAAATACTTTTGTCTCCTGTTTATTCAGAAACCTGTATAAATTAATGGTGTGCAATAGTGCATTTAATACCATGGCTTATAATAATCAATATTAGTCTGCCGAAACTGAATTTTTAACTAATATAAGAACCAAACGCCAATCTAACCAAAATCTAACCAGCAGTataaccaaaaaagaagagttaGTTCTCAATTTTGTATTCTTGTTGGTTGTCGTCGTTAtccttttgattttaattcttatACAGATCAATCCAGGCCCTGAACGCCGAAATAGCAGTTTTAAGGCCAGTAGCACTGCAATCAGCTGTcattaaacaacaaaaacggcTCGTTAATTGATTGTAACCAAATGCCTTGTATACATTTAGATACTCACCCTTGGTATAGCTGTTGATTCCAACCAAGGTCCAAGTCCCTGGCGCCGAAAGAATAACTACTGGACCGCCGACGTCACCCTAAAATTGTATTTCATCGTCTTgttgaaaagttaaaaaaaggttGACAAAGAATTGATTTCTTACTGCGCAGCTGAAGGCGGTCGTAGAAGCGACACAGATGGTTGAGTCGGAAACATATTTGCCAAAGTCCGGCTCAACCCTGCATTCAGAGTTGGCCACAATTCCAACTTTACCTTGCATCAAAGTAGCGCTTGGTTTTGTTATGTCTGGAAATtgaagtaagaaaaaagaaacgctaGATTGTCTTAAGTTCATTCAATGACAAACAGTtggtaattatttgttataccTGCCGTTCCCCATCCCAAGACAATGGCATCCTGGCCGGAATATTGGTCGGGGTCGGTATTGGCCGCTGCCAAACAAACAGGTTGAACAGTATTGGAAATAATCACAGGCGAATCCATTGTTACGATGGCCACATCATTGGCCTAATgacaaaagtaaaattaagaaatgatAATTCGTTGTTTTTTGGTTCAACTTACGTAGGTAAACGCATTGAATTTGCCGTTAAGGATAATTTTAGTCGTTCTCCTCGTCATCTGGACGTCTGTTAGGCTCGTCATGCCAATCAATACGGTCACACCTTGCATTTCAAATGCAGACATTCTTTATATGtgcaagaaaaagagaaatgcttTGCTGAAATGAAACGGTGAGtgattattttgaaatctaATTACTTTTCAAAGCATTGAGCCGCTGTGATGATTTTAGTGTCACTAATCAAAGCACCACTACAAAACAATGTACCTGCACTATTTTTCAGGGTTACCTGTAATCGAATTAATTTAGTATTTTAGTATTTATTTAGTAGTTAACAGGAATGAATAAACTTGCCATGAATGGCCAAGCATTATTTTTGGCTTTGGTTACGTCCGCGCCCGTGGTGACCCTTCCGCTAATCAATGACCGTGTTCCAGGAAATTTGGCTGGCCCACGGCCGCACGTAGCCGGAGTTGGGGCTGGAGTTGGAGCCGGAGTTGGAGCTGGAGTTGGAGCCGGAGTTGGAGCTGGAGTTGGAGCCGGAGTTGGAGCTTTAGTTGTAGTTGGGGCCGGGGCAACTCCTACCTGCTGCCGTAGTTGCACTTCTTCAAACTGCCTAGTAGATGGGCTAGTAGGAGTAGGATATCCGAAGAAAAATGGCCATCCTTCGTAGAAAACCTTCTGCGGCTTCTGTTGCATGATTGCGTAAGGATTGAACCCTGGCAGCTGAATGATTGTTTCTCCGTTGTAGTTCTTGCTTTGAATGGGGGAATCAGCAACTAAACAACTCGTCACATTTAGCAAATATttgtaaagaaagaaatcatttgTAATTTACAATCGACGATGATGGCGTCATCTGTTCGAGTGACACGCGGAAGGACGGAACTAGCGGCAGGGTTGCAGCAGCTCAGGAAAGTCACCGTCGCAAAGAAGAGGatgattttccctttttggtaGCCCATCTAAATAAGATTATGTAAGGAATCATTTAATTAACCATTTTAATTCTCTGAAACTTTTGTGATCAGccattgtcattgaaatgaaaCAGCAGGACATTGAAAATGTAATTATAACTAGGATTCAATTTACTtgttaaatcaaatatttataattttttaatggatATTACCTTGGTTTTTGCAGGTGCTCTCGACTTGGACGACACTTGTGATTCACTGTCGAGCTGGCCTTCCTTTTTATTGCGGGATTGAAGACGCCGGGAAGAAGCACCGCCCTATCATTCGTACTTGTTAAACTCCATTGGATTGAGCCAACACCCTTTTGATTACAAAAAGAATACCAAATCAATGTAAATTACGCATTTCAAGGTTATACTGATTTTAGGTGTCACCCGAGCGATAAGGAGAACCCCAGTCCAACGTCGTTTATTGAACCCTCCAAATTCCCCGTGATCTTGCGTGACTTTTTGGCTATCGAGCTTTTTCGTGAGCGAAATGCAAATCAAGTTGCTGGCCTTCTATAATACCCTTCAATCGGGGAGTTGATTCGGGTCTCATTTCTTGTTGATAAAAGTTATCCACCTGTTTAAATACATTACCTTTAGTGGTGTATTTTTATTGGTCGAATGAGATTCTTCTTTTGAATGCTAAGCTAAAGGTTTCCAGCGAAAGAATATTTTCATCATGCAAATTAGCCTAAAGATGTAAGAATCGCCAATATGCTAAAATTGTTATCACGTTTGTTAAtatgttaaaatttaaaaagaaaattaaccctggaatattttaattttttagaggAGCTGTTTGAATCCGAGAATATAAATCAACGTGATCTTTCGCAAGAACTGGATTCGCTTAATTACGGTGTTTCTGCTTTTAAACAAATATGGAAGCACTCGAACACAAATGACATTGAAGGAAGTTGCAATCACAATTATTGCTTGAGGACTTGCAACTCCAAAATGAAACGCAAAACTCCACAGAAATGCAAAATAACTCTCCGGTCGGGAAAAGTTGTCTAACATGGAGCTCAGCACGTTCACAATAACTGGAAATTTGGCAGCAGAGACTGGGCGATACGATCGGAAAAGTTCCAAATGCGATCAACAGTGCGACAATAGTTACTTGATTAAAATATGGAAATTCCCTTTTGGGTTTTTGGACGGTTGTACGCCAATTATGGTTGGGTTCGAGGGTATTAGTGGAGAAAGACAATTCAAGGAGATTAAACTTGAGTTGCTGTTACTTTGTTATTTATGACACGTACATGTAGAGCTGCAAGGGCGTTCAATGTCCTTTTGCATGAAACCGATGAAACTGGAATCTTCGTTGAATTACATGTGTGCTGCCATGACACGGCCATtttcgtgtgttttttttttcaaaacccaaaagaaaataaagttgatCATCTACTATTTTCAACATTATGTAAATGTAGCAATCGAATTGATTATGAGAATGAAGCAAATCGACATTTGAAACTTTGTATATTGAAACAGTGTATCGATATTTAATAGCCCCCCACCCCGCCTCCTCGATTCGTCATTCGAGATTCGACTAGTGTGACGGTGTGACTAATGACTCGTGTGATTTCGTCCGTAATTCGAGAAACTCGAAAGTAAGAATTGACATTGCTTTTAGCTCAGCAACTCTTATTAGCCTCTTTCTAGATGTAGTCATTGTAGTGAGCCATTCAGATTATATAATTTATGTAATGCCAATATCCTGACCAGACCAcctaagaaacatttttttctgtggTAGCCTTCCTTGCTTTGCCTGTTTTCAATTGGATTCCAGTTGGGCAAATCCAACAACTATAAGTATTGTTTCAAAAGTGATTATAATGTTCTAAGATATTAATACATCTCTGTTTTTTTCAACGTATTCCATTCACAATTGGTCCATTGAAACAACTTTGGATGTGACAGGAAAGAGATACACCATATCCACGAAAAGTTAATTCCAAACTTTGCCTCTTATCAAAGCTGTGTCACGTGTGCCAAGGTAATAAATTAAGATAGACCATAAATTAATAGCAGCTTTGTATGTTGTTGTCCTTTCAGTATTTTTGCTGACTCCAAGAAACCCTTAAACAATGGGACAACTTCAACATGCTTCAAGtgcaattattaaaaaatctttgaatGCTTGCCATTACTTAGATTTGTTAAAAAGGATTTTGATGTGGATTCCTCTGTTTAGTAGAAACATCAACTTTTTGTTGTGAGGTATACcaacattttttaacaaataacATTTTGATGAGCTTGACtacttttgaaaatgataaTAGGCTTGGTGTATCATCTAGGTATGAAGCTACTATGTGCTCACTTTTCTCCGAGTTCAGCAACCTTTACATCAATGATCACAACTGGATATTCAATTGGTACACTAGTTTATTTGCTAATCTATGTTTGTTACATTTCATAAAGGAAAACTTGtacatttttagttatttcaaCAGGGTATTATTGCGTAATAATACTTTGATTGTGTTACTAATGTCGACTTGAAGCAGAACCGTCAACAAAATTTGAACCATCGGTCATCTCGCTCTTAAAACGTCCTCGCCCAGAGCTCCAGTATCTTGTGGTGTGCAGCTACATCCAGCTGCGACGTTAGTGGAGATGATCTTTTCAGGTAGGCCGGTCGCCGGATTCCTAATGGAAACCTGTAGAGTTGTCATCAGCTGTTTGCAACTACCTCCTGTCCCGctacaattttcatttttgcagGCTCCCGAACAAACGATTTCGTCGATGGTGACGACAACATTTCCCAGTGGATGATCGTTTTCTACAGTTTTGTTTTCCACTTTGAAAGGACAAACCGTTTGGGAATGTCGACCGAGTTCCTGCAGTTCGTCCACGATGGAAACCATGCGATACTGGACCacgttgtcttcttcttcaggcTGCCCAAGTTGACCGGAACCAGTTGCGGCAGTGCTTGGTAGGACGCAGCAATGAGCTGCAGAAACGTAAAAGGTAACCAAAAGCAAAATAGTTTTCATCGTCATGTTAATGATTGAAAGAAGGACTGGGAGTAATTCAGAGGAGTAACTATGAGCCGAGTTCAAAGTGGTTGTGATGGATTCAATTCTCAAATCCACCGTCTTTATATGAGAATTGAAAACGACAAATGGAAAAGGTTCAAGGATGTTGATCTCCGCATTTATTTAGCACAATTTAGTAATTGCAGGAGGTTTCtacaaattattcttttacgtTCGATGATGCCCATCTCAATTTTCCATTAGTTTTATGACGCGCGTTGCGTCATTTTACGTCCCCCAAACATTGTTTGCCGTCTCGACAGGATTTCCAGGAGTTCTGCACGTGAAAATTTCCGTTATTATTGTCAACCGCGTAACATTAACTTTTGGGGTTTCGGAAGGAAGTTAACCATCGAGTGCGCTCGTAGGGGAAAACGCGGAATCCATGACGGATGTTGGAAAAGTCGTTACCATTCGGATGATATTGCTAGGCGGTAAAATCGGTTTCCTCTTGCAGCGGAATGAAAACATTTCGCCATTCACCCAGTTGATTTCATTCGTTGCTCCACtgtgttttttattgttgtacaAGAGTTAAGTAACTGTGTTTAACCTTGACTGAAAAACGTATTCTCGGGGAAGAACGCGTTATTGTTTTGACGGAAATAGGAGTAGTTATTGTGTTTCGGTTTTCACGATTGCTATTGGAAATCCGTCATTTTGTGTTTCCTGTTTGCGTCGATTCGAAACCCAGCAGCCACTATAGTGTGAGATATTCGTAGTTCTGAAGAACCTTTATTATATCCTTAATCGAAATGCTGTGTCATACTTCTCCAGTGTTAAAAGGCACGGTTCAGAAATGCCACAGCATTAGTTACATTGTTATATTGTCAGTCGTCATATTTTAGACATGTAGTCTACAACTGAaggtttcaaattattttattgtaatatTTCCTTCTTCAACAGATTAAAAGGCAAGATCCACAAAGAAATGCTACACAGAAGTTCCCTGGTCGATTTGTCAAAAGTTTCATTCTTATCACACGAAGAGGTATTTATTTAAGGTTATAATTTATTCAATTAATTgctaaaattatttcaatttcccgAAAGATATAGTTCTAACCCATTGTTGGTCGATGGTGTGAAGCTGTAACCAATTCCGCTGCACGGCCCACCCAGAAAGCCTACCTCAGATAAATGACATGAATGAATATTCAGCTTTAGGTAAGATCTGTCTACTTAAGTATTGTAAAAGAAGTTGTGATCAAGCTTCATCATCCTCCCCTTCTTGTATTTTGAACGAGAAAACTATCGAGCTTTGTTGATGGGTACTACTTTTAAGCGTCTTTGTTTTACCGACTATTAGAATGCTGGTTTAGGTTTAAGAGGTGCAAGgctaataattaaaataccaAAACGACATGCGTAGAAACGAAAGCTGTAAAACCCTTTAAGCGACTTTTTCTTGTGCTTTTCACTCGAGAGAATGTTACGTATGCagaggaaaatttaaataacaatttcCTTACATAAAGATTAACCGTAGGTTGCTTTGAAACTTTTAATTCTTTGAGAATAGCTGCCTAAATGCAATGTTCGATTTATTGTGGGTGTTCAGTCGCCAGCTTATAGTGCGTTTTATCAAATTTCGTCTTTTGCTTTTATGTCGATGATTTTGTTTTGGAATTATCCTAAACAGATTTTCTGGGAAAGCCGCGAAGTGGCGTATTCGACATTGCAAATAGTTCCCCTGTTGTGATTTTTGATTCATTGCGTAATACTAGAATAAGGGGAGTCTATCCATCTTCATTTATGTGAAGGTGATCCTATCTTTTAATGATGATTTTAAAATGCCGAAATTTGCTGTAGGATTCCTCAAGAAGGCCGTAAACTTCAAATCGGAAAATATTTTGCGGTTAGCTCTGGGTTAGCTAGTAAatgttgttgaagaaatagCATCGCAAGCCGTGTCCTTCTATCAGCGTGTTGTACGTACAACAATTGGTTAAGGAAATTTCCCCCCTTGGCCTGATGAAGTAAAACCCCAACTCCGCATTCCTTCGCtaactaatatttttttctgattgaatcACATCTATTTAATATGCTCTGCTAATaacacaaatttaatttaaattcactGTACCTTGAAAGAGGAATAAGGGAGAAAGTGCAGATTCGAGAGTTAACTCGCCTGCCAGCACCGTCTTGGGGTTGAAATGTTGCACTAGTCGAGATGAAAACACTTCATGTACGATCTGCCTGGTTacggtatttttctttctgcagCTTTGCCTTTGAAATGGCAAGCTGCTAGCGATGACGTCAATAAACCTTTATTAACACGCATGTTGCAGGTCCTTCGGGGCTCAGTAACAGTCGACTgaatttccgttttctttcagcgtacatttaaaaaaaaatgcagtcTCAGATGTGACGAAGCGTATTGTATCTTGCGTGAGAAAATCGACGTAAGGCCCCTCCTAACCAAGGTGTTCTTGCTCGTATTTATTGAAGTATTTTCTGCCTTAATATTGCTTGCCTTCCGTTTTCACTAATTTTCTGTTTCTAAGATGGGAACTCCAACAACTTCTGCGATCCTCCTAATCCTTTCCATCTACCCGACTTTGACACCGGGACCACCTATTATTGCCGACTTCTAATGGTACTTCCGGACTTCCGGTAATCCGCCACAGCTCGACCGGCTTTCAGTATTAAGCCCACATCCGAGACTCTATACAATTggtgattaaaataatttcgcTCTACTGTAAAATAGTAATAATTGATTCTTTCTTTGCATTGTAAATTTGTATTCCATTTTTAGACGAATCCATCGTGAAACGTGCATTAGAAAACCGGGTCCGTTTTGCGCCCAACACAGATGATTCTCGGAGCGTTGCGCCTATAAACGAGAATGACAGAGACCTTTTAATTTCAAGGGAGAtggattatttgaaaatgtccattagaaaaaaactaagaaaCCGCTGGGAGGAAATACCGATCCGGCGAACAGTGCTCCTCTTTCCCGTTGCCAGGCAACAATTTCTTCCACGCTGCTCGTCTACTGAAAAGGAGAATGCGTTGAATAGTAAATTGATGTGCGGATGAAGACGATTTCGTGCTAGTCGGGGATGCAATAGATTTATCTAACCGAGTAAGTCATAATTCCGGTAATactttaggaaaaaaaactacttATTCTGCGATAAGAGCGATGCCTGATATTTCCGAAGAACAGATCCAGTTTCAATCAcaaattgttctttttcgtagattatcctCAGCCAAATTTTCATTCACAATCACAATTCACAACCTGCTAAAATTGTGCTAATTTGCCGATTTTCCATTCGCCTTTCGCCCTTTGATCGCAATTTTTATGATGTCGCAACGGTGCCCGTGCCCCTTCCCCTCCGTAGAGCCTTTCAAAATGGCGACGACGTTACAAATTGTGATTGACGTGTCGCCTGTCGCCGTTCTCAACATATTTTaggatttttcgttttttccacGAGGTAATAACTGACGATGGCgcaaattttttcccttctggCCTAGGCTTAAACCCAAAGAATTAGTCAAATTACTATTTGTCGTAATGTGATTGCTGAATTTTAATAGCAAATTTCCATGAACAAACTATTTGGGGACTGTTTTTAAGGACCTTCAAAAATAACTTCACTATCGAGATGAATGTGATATATTTGCCTTTTTCCTTTGATTGTCTTAAACACTACTGATGTTGCTAAAAGTTAAATCAGAAACTTGGAGAGACTTGTGGCTTGGATCATTGGATGTGCACCAACAGTGATTAACGATAGGGACTTGTTATTATCTGTCTATGATTTGTTGTAAAcatcctcgtaaaatttgttgagctgtgctgtttttgtttttagatcaaatgtttttttttttttttatgattgaaGACTACTAGAAATTGGAGTACACCattaacagttttttttttttttgtagatgGAGTGGATTTGGAGGAAGATCTGTATTTACCTGTTTTAGTACTGGTGTGATGTGTGACAGTTGGTTTTTCTtgactaatttttttcttgaattcaaGTTTGTACCAGTAAAATTTAATGATATAgactgtttttatttgtgttaacTGGTGCAAGATATATTTTTGAAACCAACTACTGACTAAAACTGGTTCCAGTTTGGTAAATAAGAACATCAATCATTTTATAAATAAAGACTTCTAAACTTGTGGGCTATCTCAACAATTACGCTAAATATAAGCAACTGATATTTCAGCTAAGTGTGAAATATTTATTGTAATACCAATTGGAAATACAAGTACAAGTTGAATAACAAGATAAAttggaattgctttattgtcccacctccacccacaattccaccacattttacaatcacacacattatacatacatacacacacttaagttaacccgttggctgccacgccatacaacccgtaggttgttttctactttctacgcgccacgtctgaaggatccatgaccaaggtgggacttgccattgctgacaagtccgggctgacacggtgacaggagaagatggaatgcac
This region includes:
- the LOC124338332 gene encoding chymotrypsin A-like isoform X2; the protein is MSAFEMQGVTVLIGMTSLTDVQMTRRTTKIILNGKFNAFTYANDVAIVTMDSPVIISNTVQPVCLAAANTDPDQYSGQDAIVLGWGTADITKPSATLMQGKVGIVANSECRVEPDFGKYVSDSTICVASTTAFSCAGDVGGPVVILSAPGTWTLVGINSYTKADCSATGLKTAISAFRAWIDLYKN
- the LOC124338332 gene encoding chymotrypsin A-like isoform X1, with protein sequence MSAFEMQGVTVLIGMTSLTDVQMTRRTTKIILNGKFNAFTYANDVAIVTMDSPVIISNTVQPVCLAAANTDPDQYSGQDAIVLGWGTADITKPSATLMQGKVGIVANSECRVEPDFGKYVSDSTICVASTTAFSCAGDVGGPVVILSAPGTWTLVGINSYTKGEYLNVYKAFGYNQLTSRFCCLMTADCSATGLKTAISAFRAWIDLYKN